From the Pomacea canaliculata isolate SZHN2017 linkage group LG14, ASM307304v1, whole genome shotgun sequence genome, one window contains:
- the LOC112555456 gene encoding uncharacterized protein LOC112555456 isoform X2: MTSSEGTPVQGEEQEMEAGESTDKPRWVNFFQRESHRRYVEHLREREYEDIIQTLRRSSTAEDKQTPSVLLPLPPEQYFLYPELGLRQFGGPLRSSMTSVNSSSMTSSASSSSPTSTAVSSALECTPEVMEEKKKTRCKRTATLVCLGVLVIALLSLTAGVTLHFLLETERPMQATEFVDWAKTTNPASRDPGLINDVAPISTTHMFPYLDFTKKSFTTVPASDADGPTSWVNISGPTTPSTSTSPTLTSSDILSTARSASTDFSEFHNNTKFTDLHTTRDPVFSLTNESKADDSPLLSSSLSSTADVIMPTIVTKTKSSTMEAVTSLHPSELPADDSMTSSQTTSADGAQSLNQPASSGGTEPTSLMIESSTESTSMIIESFTDSTPLMTEPSIESTSLMIESSTVSTSMIIESSIESTSLMIEPSTESSLGFSDPAPQPPSASTDSTEPTPLLNSPHRDSFLSSLSFSAVITPISDTAPSTLGAMTLPQPSGLFVDDLATSFYQTASVTTGGVESTPVPITPSTSDVESTPSTDSSLSLLIQTTGDTEPVTHLSTSSIHGAESTPVSSTGGADISSKPRTQSTGGKDSTSLPEISSSSSVSATVWLENSRNLTTATSSEYFTEGFSNTTLALSELNRISSSNSLYASNNSVITTESVTVADNVIITGHVTVTESETATERVAGSVTPLMSAPVAPAAEYPNTASNTTQSSPIRDLLSLKNMELDREASMVNSGASSVPGSSNSLLGKHELLDESDSSQRKDVVLDHEDTSSSKTTSDGRETFLSKTENNTTTTTSSLIKETVSSSSSGLSSSAIKAHPSTGSTSTVTVPSTVGSLLSTIFSRNTNKSNSSSLSSTTPMNKNFNNFEKEPDSSLQSLVSPLADVNPDGNFVQEDNLTAVYNETFTHAPLPVFNATQDKLKSIMSSWTGGNSSFTETYNETYPRGTKPSLKSESTNNTKSDERFSVFMDLIQDQENITRDFHNFTEMAINDLVNSLHARNTSTNTTTTHSQAHNHMDVGADSTGSHNSYLPIEGLSHGNHETANTPKTNTSAHVEVVTMTPAPVGLIHLAGALNPFIGWSHDKPNRTGDERNDDNKSSTSYLPPLPSRSRNSSGSREEDQRNIAGFSKDLNPHSSWSGFSSLSGATDINSDHRFFTTTAKLMTSQSLKDLGTVARERSSGDPNSAGFVSLGPNMATGSSLPAQTTTSGGEVKHDTRNWSQMAVKTKTETTTSTTVLGPKTTTTITGTSTTQPSTLPSTLPPPNTGHPTTTTSTTPASVTSTSAGLVLSMLTLRTTTAKVDLPILEEPLLDPLGFPISSDNTHTTDHAGDDGSNLFAFPRRNRNSAHKPATPSITTTTTKRPTTTTTEKPAEVIIIAPDVTADLGMSPTNSLKVTCHAFQAWGWTYMSLSRFEGTGNATDAVEFLGGVYIFDEFPFIPIDSRMSHHRVHRDTDRVTLTLESQYAVCEDKGTYLCEIIVNGSTWSKTFNVDIRKKPDMPKLKVPGDLISGEEATFVTTWNAGYPLMGTIVHEITKGYTNLPKHATKEQTTTRVMKCEIIVTNSYTVIPDVTWNATEIQVSILPRRDATPKMLQTLEVLDKQTVTLSVLRSDICVGNTNMILPHPYTCTKFINCNDGIVKVQTCPEKTCFHRLQLTCY; encoded by the exons ATGACCAGCTCCGAGGGGACACCTGTCCAGGGGGAGGAACAAGAGATGGAGGCAGGTGAGAGCACGGACAAGCCTCGCTGGGTGAACTTCTTTCAAAGAGAGTCTCACAGGCGCTACGTGGAGCATCTCCGTGAACGGGAATATGAAGAC ATCATACAGACTCTTCGCCGAAGCTCGACCGCCGAGGACAAGCAAACTCCTTCTGTTCTGCTTCCTCTTCCTCCAGAACAGTACTTCCTGTATCCCGAGCTGGGCCTCCGCCAGTTCGGTGGACCTCTGAGGTCCAGCATGACGTCAGTCAACTCCAGTTCCATGACGTCCTCCGCCAGCTCCAGCTCGCCCACGTCCACCGCGGTGTCATCGGCGCTGGAGTGCACACCGGAAGTgatggaagagaagaagaagacccGCTGCAAGCGCACGGCGACCTTAGTGTGTCTGGGGGTGCTGGTCATCGCTTTGCTCTCCCTCACGGCCGGGGTCACGCTGCACTTTCTTCTGGAGACAG AACGACCCATGCAAGCAACCGAGTTTGTTGATTGGGCCAAAACAACCAATCCGGCATCACGTGACCCGGGTTTAATCAATGACGTAGCTCCTATCAGTACAACTCATATGTTTCCCTACCTAGACTTTACTAAGAAATCCTTCACAACTGTACCTGCTTCCGATGCTGATGGTCCAACTTCTTGGGTCAACATATCAGGACCAACCACTCCTTCCACCTCCACGTCACCAACATTAACGTCGTCCGACATTTTGTCCACAGCACGATCTGCCTCAACAGACTTCTCTGAGTTCCATAACAACACAAAGTTTACAGACTTACACACAACGCGTGACCCAGTCTTTTCATTGACAAATGAAAGTAAAGCCGACGATAGTCCACTCTTGTCATCTTCTTTGAGTTCAACGGCAGATGTGATAATGCCAACCATAGTTACAAAGACAAAGTCATCCACCATGGAAGCAGTGACCTCACTGCACCCGTCAGAACTACCTGCTGATGACTCGATGACATCTTCACAAACAACATCTGCTGATGGCGCACAGTCATTGAACCAACCAGCATCATCTGGTGGCACAGAGCCCACTTCACTGATGATTGAGTCATCCACAGAGTCTACTTCAATGATAATTGAGTCGTTTACAGACTCCACTCCACTGATGACTGAACCATCCATAGAATCCACTTCACTAATGATTGAGTCATCCACAGTGTCTACTTCAATGATAATTGAGTCATCCATAGAGTCCACTTCACTGATGATTGAGCCATCCACAGAGTCTTCCTTAGGCTTCTCAGACCCTGCACCACAGCCACCATCAGCGTCTACTGATAGTACAGAGCCCACCCCCTTGCTAAATTCTCCGCACAGAGATTCATtcttatcttctctttctttctcagctGTAATAACTCCGATATCAGATACAGCGCCATCTACCCTGGGTGCAATGACTTTGCCACAGCCATCAGGACTTTTTGTTGATGACCTGGCGACCTCTTTCTATCAGACAGCATCAGTAACTACAGGTGGCGTAGAATCCACTCCAGTGCCAATAACACCATCTACTAGCGATGTAGAATCTACTCCATCTACAGATTCCTCCCTGAGCCTATTGATACAAACTACCGGCGATACAGAGCCTGTTACACACCTGTCAACATCATCTATTCATGGTGCAGAATCCACTCCAGTGTCATCGACTGGTGGTGCAGACATTTCTTCGAAGCCCCGAACGCAATCTACTGGCGGTAAAGATTCCACTTCCCTTCcagaaatttcttcttcttcttcagtatCAGCGACTGTTTGGTTAGAAAATTCTAGAAACCTGACCACAGCCACATCTAGCGAATACTTCACAGAAGGTTTCTCGAACACAACCCTCGCTTTGTCAGAGCTAAACAGGATCTCATCGTCGAATAGTTTGTACGCCTCTAATAACAGTGTGATAACTACAGAAAGTGTGACAGTTGCAGACAATGTAATAATAACAGGGCATGTAACAGTTACAGAGAGCGAAACAGCTACAGAAAGGGTAGCCGGAAGTGTAACACCCTTGATGTCAGCACCAGTGGCTCCAGCTGCAGAATATCCAAACACCGCTTCTAATACAACACAATCCTCTCCCATCAGAGACTTACTATCGTTAAAAAACATGGAGCTTGACCGAGAAGCCTCCATGGTGAACTCCGGGGCGTCATCAGTGCCTGGGTCGTCAAACAGTCTGCTCGGCAAACACGAGCTCCTTGACGAGAGCGACTCTTCCCAACGGAAAGACGTTGTCCTGGATCACGAAGACACTTCTTCTTCCAAGACGACTTCTGATGGCAGAGAGACCTTTCTTtcgaaaactgaaaataatacaacCACGACAACATCGTCGTTAATAAAAGAAACTGTCTCGAGTAGTTCTTCTGGATTGTCTTCGTCCGCAATTAAAGCTCATCCGTCTACCGGAAGTACTTCGACGGTGACCGTTCCTAGCACAGTCGGATCTCTACTTTCAACGATATTTTCACGAAACACCAATAAGTCCAACTCAAGCTCGTTGTCTTCTACTACGCCTATGAACAAGAATTTCAATAACTTTGAGAAAGAGCCAGATTCCAGTTTACAGTCGCTTGTTTCGCCACTAGCTGATGTCAATCCCGATGGCAACTTTGTACAAGAAGATAACCTCACGGCAGTTTATAATGAAACTTTCACTCATGCTCCTCTGCCAGTCTTCAATGCAACGCAAGATAAACTAAAGTCAATCATGTCTTCTTGGACTGGGGGCAACAGTTCCTTCACAGAAACATACAATGAAACCTACCCCCGGGGCACCAAACCCTCGTTAAAGTCAGAATCTACAAACAACACCAAGTCAGATGAAAGGTTCTCTGTTTTTATGGATTTAATTCAGGACCAAGAAAATATAACTCGTGATTTCCACAATTTTACAGAAATGGCTATTAATGATCTTGTAAATTCTTTGCACGCGAGAAACACGTCAACAAACACGACAACGACACATTCCCAAGCACACAATCACATGGACGTGGGAGCAGACAGCACAGGAAGCCATAATTCTTATCTACCTATCGAGGGTTTAAGCCATGGTAATCACGAAACTGCAAATACGCCAAAGACAAACACCTCGGCGCATGTTGAAGTTGTGACAATGACCCCGGCCCCAGTAGGACTGATTCATCTTGCAGGGGCACTCAACCCCTTCATTGGGTGGTCCCACGATAAGCCAAACAGGACAGGAGACGAaagaaatgatgataataaatctTCTACCTCATATCTTCCTCCGCTTCCAAGTCGTTCAAGAAACTCGTCAGGAAGTCGTGAAGAGGACCAAAGGAATATAGCTGGCTTTTCCAAAGACCTGAACCCACATAGCAGCTGGTCAGGATTCAGCTCGTTGTCTGGGGCAACCGATATAAACTCTGACCATCGTTTTTTCACGACCACGGCAAAACTGATGACCAGTCAATCCCTAAAAGATTTGGGAACAGTGGCAAGAGAGAGGTCGTCAGGAGACCCCAACTCCGCAGGGTTTGTGAGTCTCGGGCCAAATATGGCGACCGGCTCTTCACTTCCTGCACAAACCACAACTTCCGGAGGGGAGGTCAAACATGACACAAGGAACTGGTCACAGATGGCCGTGAAGACCAAGACTGAAACAACAACATCCACAACAGTTTTAGGCCCCAAGACAACCACCACTATCACTGGTACCTCAACTACACAACCGTCAACGCTCCCTTCAACTTTGCCTCCCCCAAACACTGGACATCCTACAACCACGACATCGACAACACCTGCATCAGTAACTTCCACATCCGCAGGCCTGGTGTTGTCCATGTTAACGTTAAGAACAACGACCGCGAAGGTGGACTTGCCCATCCTGGAGGAACCTCTATTag ATCCTCTTGGCTTCCCCATCAGCAgcgacaacacacacacgacagacCACGCTGGTGACGACGGCAGCAACCTGTTTGCTTTTCCTCGGAGGAACAGAAACTCTGCACACAAACCAGCCACACCCTCAATTACCACCACGACCACGAAAAGgcccacaacaacaacaacggaaAAACCAGCTGAAG tcatcatcatcgcaCCTGACGTCACGGCTGACCTAGGAATGAGTCCCACCAACAGTCTCAAAGTCACGTGTCACGCCTTTCAAGCATGGGGGTGGACGTACATGTCTCTGTCTCGATTCGAAGGAACTG GCAACGCCACAGACGCGGTGGAGTTTCTCGGCGGCGTCTACATCTTTGATGAGTTCCCTTTCATCCCCATCGACTCACGGATGAGTCACCACCGCGTGCACCGGGACACGGACCGCGTGACGCTCACCCTGGAGAGTCAGTACGCCGTGTGCGAGGACAAGGGCACCTACCTGTGTGAGATCATCGTCAACGGATCGACTTGGTCCAAGACTTTCAACGTCGACATCAGAA aAAAACCTGACATGCCCAAACTGAAGGTACCAGGAGATTTGATTTCCGGGGAGGAAGCGACGTTTGTAACCACCTGGAATGCTGGGTATCCACTGATGGGTACAATAGTTCATGAGATCACCAAGGGATACACCAATCTTCCTAAACATGCCACGAAGGAGCAAACTACTACGAGGGTCATGAAGTGTGAAATTATTGTTACCAACAG CTACACCGTGATACCGGATGTGACGTGGAACGCTACAGAGATCCAGGTGTCCATCCTGCCTCGACGTGACGCCACGCCCAAGATGCTGCAGACCCTGGAGGTGCTGGACAAGCAGACGGTTACCCTCAGCGTGCTGAGAA GTGACATTTGTGTCGGCAACACCAACATGATTCTGCCTCATCCCTACACCTGTACCAAGTTCATCAACTGCAACGACGGCATAGTCAAGGTTCAGACCTGCCCGGAGAAAACGTGTTTTCACCGCCTTCAGCTCACCTGCTACTAA
- the LOC112555456 gene encoding uncharacterized protein LOC112555456 isoform X1: protein MTSSEGTPVQGEEQEMEAGESTDKPRWVNFFQRESHRRYVEHLREREYEDIIQTLRRSSTAEDKQTPSVLLPLPPEQYFLYPELGLRQFGGPLRSSMTSVNSSSMTSSASSSSPTSTAVSSALECTPEVMEEKKKTRCKRTATLVCLGVLVIALLSLTAGVTLHFLLETAERPMQATEFVDWAKTTNPASRDPGLINDVAPISTTHMFPYLDFTKKSFTTVPASDADGPTSWVNISGPTTPSTSTSPTLTSSDILSTARSASTDFSEFHNNTKFTDLHTTRDPVFSLTNESKADDSPLLSSSLSSTADVIMPTIVTKTKSSTMEAVTSLHPSELPADDSMTSSQTTSADGAQSLNQPASSGGTEPTSLMIESSTESTSMIIESFTDSTPLMTEPSIESTSLMIESSTVSTSMIIESSIESTSLMIEPSTESSLGFSDPAPQPPSASTDSTEPTPLLNSPHRDSFLSSLSFSAVITPISDTAPSTLGAMTLPQPSGLFVDDLATSFYQTASVTTGGVESTPVPITPSTSDVESTPSTDSSLSLLIQTTGDTEPVTHLSTSSIHGAESTPVSSTGGADISSKPRTQSTGGKDSTSLPEISSSSSVSATVWLENSRNLTTATSSEYFTEGFSNTTLALSELNRISSSNSLYASNNSVITTESVTVADNVIITGHVTVTESETATERVAGSVTPLMSAPVAPAAEYPNTASNTTQSSPIRDLLSLKNMELDREASMVNSGASSVPGSSNSLLGKHELLDESDSSQRKDVVLDHEDTSSSKTTSDGRETFLSKTENNTTTTTSSLIKETVSSSSSGLSSSAIKAHPSTGSTSTVTVPSTVGSLLSTIFSRNTNKSNSSSLSSTTPMNKNFNNFEKEPDSSLQSLVSPLADVNPDGNFVQEDNLTAVYNETFTHAPLPVFNATQDKLKSIMSSWTGGNSSFTETYNETYPRGTKPSLKSESTNNTKSDERFSVFMDLIQDQENITRDFHNFTEMAINDLVNSLHARNTSTNTTTTHSQAHNHMDVGADSTGSHNSYLPIEGLSHGNHETANTPKTNTSAHVEVVTMTPAPVGLIHLAGALNPFIGWSHDKPNRTGDERNDDNKSSTSYLPPLPSRSRNSSGSREEDQRNIAGFSKDLNPHSSWSGFSSLSGATDINSDHRFFTTTAKLMTSQSLKDLGTVARERSSGDPNSAGFVSLGPNMATGSSLPAQTTTSGGEVKHDTRNWSQMAVKTKTETTTSTTVLGPKTTTTITGTSTTQPSTLPSTLPPPNTGHPTTTTSTTPASVTSTSAGLVLSMLTLRTTTAKVDLPILEEPLLDPLGFPISSDNTHTTDHAGDDGSNLFAFPRRNRNSAHKPATPSITTTTTKRPTTTTTEKPAEVIIIAPDVTADLGMSPTNSLKVTCHAFQAWGWTYMSLSRFEGTGNATDAVEFLGGVYIFDEFPFIPIDSRMSHHRVHRDTDRVTLTLESQYAVCEDKGTYLCEIIVNGSTWSKTFNVDIRKKPDMPKLKVPGDLISGEEATFVTTWNAGYPLMGTIVHEITKGYTNLPKHATKEQTTTRVMKCEIIVTNSYTVIPDVTWNATEIQVSILPRRDATPKMLQTLEVLDKQTVTLSVLRSDICVGNTNMILPHPYTCTKFINCNDGIVKVQTCPEKTCFHRLQLTCY from the exons ATGACCAGCTCCGAGGGGACACCTGTCCAGGGGGAGGAACAAGAGATGGAGGCAGGTGAGAGCACGGACAAGCCTCGCTGGGTGAACTTCTTTCAAAGAGAGTCTCACAGGCGCTACGTGGAGCATCTCCGTGAACGGGAATATGAAGAC ATCATACAGACTCTTCGCCGAAGCTCGACCGCCGAGGACAAGCAAACTCCTTCTGTTCTGCTTCCTCTTCCTCCAGAACAGTACTTCCTGTATCCCGAGCTGGGCCTCCGCCAGTTCGGTGGACCTCTGAGGTCCAGCATGACGTCAGTCAACTCCAGTTCCATGACGTCCTCCGCCAGCTCCAGCTCGCCCACGTCCACCGCGGTGTCATCGGCGCTGGAGTGCACACCGGAAGTgatggaagagaagaagaagacccGCTGCAAGCGCACGGCGACCTTAGTGTGTCTGGGGGTGCTGGTCATCGCTTTGCTCTCCCTCACGGCCGGGGTCACGCTGCACTTTCTTCTGGAGACAG CAGAACGACCCATGCAAGCAACCGAGTTTGTTGATTGGGCCAAAACAACCAATCCGGCATCACGTGACCCGGGTTTAATCAATGACGTAGCTCCTATCAGTACAACTCATATGTTTCCCTACCTAGACTTTACTAAGAAATCCTTCACAACTGTACCTGCTTCCGATGCTGATGGTCCAACTTCTTGGGTCAACATATCAGGACCAACCACTCCTTCCACCTCCACGTCACCAACATTAACGTCGTCCGACATTTTGTCCACAGCACGATCTGCCTCAACAGACTTCTCTGAGTTCCATAACAACACAAAGTTTACAGACTTACACACAACGCGTGACCCAGTCTTTTCATTGACAAATGAAAGTAAAGCCGACGATAGTCCACTCTTGTCATCTTCTTTGAGTTCAACGGCAGATGTGATAATGCCAACCATAGTTACAAAGACAAAGTCATCCACCATGGAAGCAGTGACCTCACTGCACCCGTCAGAACTACCTGCTGATGACTCGATGACATCTTCACAAACAACATCTGCTGATGGCGCACAGTCATTGAACCAACCAGCATCATCTGGTGGCACAGAGCCCACTTCACTGATGATTGAGTCATCCACAGAGTCTACTTCAATGATAATTGAGTCGTTTACAGACTCCACTCCACTGATGACTGAACCATCCATAGAATCCACTTCACTAATGATTGAGTCATCCACAGTGTCTACTTCAATGATAATTGAGTCATCCATAGAGTCCACTTCACTGATGATTGAGCCATCCACAGAGTCTTCCTTAGGCTTCTCAGACCCTGCACCACAGCCACCATCAGCGTCTACTGATAGTACAGAGCCCACCCCCTTGCTAAATTCTCCGCACAGAGATTCATtcttatcttctctttctttctcagctGTAATAACTCCGATATCAGATACAGCGCCATCTACCCTGGGTGCAATGACTTTGCCACAGCCATCAGGACTTTTTGTTGATGACCTGGCGACCTCTTTCTATCAGACAGCATCAGTAACTACAGGTGGCGTAGAATCCACTCCAGTGCCAATAACACCATCTACTAGCGATGTAGAATCTACTCCATCTACAGATTCCTCCCTGAGCCTATTGATACAAACTACCGGCGATACAGAGCCTGTTACACACCTGTCAACATCATCTATTCATGGTGCAGAATCCACTCCAGTGTCATCGACTGGTGGTGCAGACATTTCTTCGAAGCCCCGAACGCAATCTACTGGCGGTAAAGATTCCACTTCCCTTCcagaaatttcttcttcttcttcagtatCAGCGACTGTTTGGTTAGAAAATTCTAGAAACCTGACCACAGCCACATCTAGCGAATACTTCACAGAAGGTTTCTCGAACACAACCCTCGCTTTGTCAGAGCTAAACAGGATCTCATCGTCGAATAGTTTGTACGCCTCTAATAACAGTGTGATAACTACAGAAAGTGTGACAGTTGCAGACAATGTAATAATAACAGGGCATGTAACAGTTACAGAGAGCGAAACAGCTACAGAAAGGGTAGCCGGAAGTGTAACACCCTTGATGTCAGCACCAGTGGCTCCAGCTGCAGAATATCCAAACACCGCTTCTAATACAACACAATCCTCTCCCATCAGAGACTTACTATCGTTAAAAAACATGGAGCTTGACCGAGAAGCCTCCATGGTGAACTCCGGGGCGTCATCAGTGCCTGGGTCGTCAAACAGTCTGCTCGGCAAACACGAGCTCCTTGACGAGAGCGACTCTTCCCAACGGAAAGACGTTGTCCTGGATCACGAAGACACTTCTTCTTCCAAGACGACTTCTGATGGCAGAGAGACCTTTCTTtcgaaaactgaaaataatacaacCACGACAACATCGTCGTTAATAAAAGAAACTGTCTCGAGTAGTTCTTCTGGATTGTCTTCGTCCGCAATTAAAGCTCATCCGTCTACCGGAAGTACTTCGACGGTGACCGTTCCTAGCACAGTCGGATCTCTACTTTCAACGATATTTTCACGAAACACCAATAAGTCCAACTCAAGCTCGTTGTCTTCTACTACGCCTATGAACAAGAATTTCAATAACTTTGAGAAAGAGCCAGATTCCAGTTTACAGTCGCTTGTTTCGCCACTAGCTGATGTCAATCCCGATGGCAACTTTGTACAAGAAGATAACCTCACGGCAGTTTATAATGAAACTTTCACTCATGCTCCTCTGCCAGTCTTCAATGCAACGCAAGATAAACTAAAGTCAATCATGTCTTCTTGGACTGGGGGCAACAGTTCCTTCACAGAAACATACAATGAAACCTACCCCCGGGGCACCAAACCCTCGTTAAAGTCAGAATCTACAAACAACACCAAGTCAGATGAAAGGTTCTCTGTTTTTATGGATTTAATTCAGGACCAAGAAAATATAACTCGTGATTTCCACAATTTTACAGAAATGGCTATTAATGATCTTGTAAATTCTTTGCACGCGAGAAACACGTCAACAAACACGACAACGACACATTCCCAAGCACACAATCACATGGACGTGGGAGCAGACAGCACAGGAAGCCATAATTCTTATCTACCTATCGAGGGTTTAAGCCATGGTAATCACGAAACTGCAAATACGCCAAAGACAAACACCTCGGCGCATGTTGAAGTTGTGACAATGACCCCGGCCCCAGTAGGACTGATTCATCTTGCAGGGGCACTCAACCCCTTCATTGGGTGGTCCCACGATAAGCCAAACAGGACAGGAGACGAaagaaatgatgataataaatctTCTACCTCATATCTTCCTCCGCTTCCAAGTCGTTCAAGAAACTCGTCAGGAAGTCGTGAAGAGGACCAAAGGAATATAGCTGGCTTTTCCAAAGACCTGAACCCACATAGCAGCTGGTCAGGATTCAGCTCGTTGTCTGGGGCAACCGATATAAACTCTGACCATCGTTTTTTCACGACCACGGCAAAACTGATGACCAGTCAATCCCTAAAAGATTTGGGAACAGTGGCAAGAGAGAGGTCGTCAGGAGACCCCAACTCCGCAGGGTTTGTGAGTCTCGGGCCAAATATGGCGACCGGCTCTTCACTTCCTGCACAAACCACAACTTCCGGAGGGGAGGTCAAACATGACACAAGGAACTGGTCACAGATGGCCGTGAAGACCAAGACTGAAACAACAACATCCACAACAGTTTTAGGCCCCAAGACAACCACCACTATCACTGGTACCTCAACTACACAACCGTCAACGCTCCCTTCAACTTTGCCTCCCCCAAACACTGGACATCCTACAACCACGACATCGACAACACCTGCATCAGTAACTTCCACATCCGCAGGCCTGGTGTTGTCCATGTTAACGTTAAGAACAACGACCGCGAAGGTGGACTTGCCCATCCTGGAGGAACCTCTATTag ATCCTCTTGGCTTCCCCATCAGCAgcgacaacacacacacgacagacCACGCTGGTGACGACGGCAGCAACCTGTTTGCTTTTCCTCGGAGGAACAGAAACTCTGCACACAAACCAGCCACACCCTCAATTACCACCACGACCACGAAAAGgcccacaacaacaacaacggaaAAACCAGCTGAAG tcatcatcatcgcaCCTGACGTCACGGCTGACCTAGGAATGAGTCCCACCAACAGTCTCAAAGTCACGTGTCACGCCTTTCAAGCATGGGGGTGGACGTACATGTCTCTGTCTCGATTCGAAGGAACTG GCAACGCCACAGACGCGGTGGAGTTTCTCGGCGGCGTCTACATCTTTGATGAGTTCCCTTTCATCCCCATCGACTCACGGATGAGTCACCACCGCGTGCACCGGGACACGGACCGCGTGACGCTCACCCTGGAGAGTCAGTACGCCGTGTGCGAGGACAAGGGCACCTACCTGTGTGAGATCATCGTCAACGGATCGACTTGGTCCAAGACTTTCAACGTCGACATCAGAA aAAAACCTGACATGCCCAAACTGAAGGTACCAGGAGATTTGATTTCCGGGGAGGAAGCGACGTTTGTAACCACCTGGAATGCTGGGTATCCACTGATGGGTACAATAGTTCATGAGATCACCAAGGGATACACCAATCTTCCTAAACATGCCACGAAGGAGCAAACTACTACGAGGGTCATGAAGTGTGAAATTATTGTTACCAACAG CTACACCGTGATACCGGATGTGACGTGGAACGCTACAGAGATCCAGGTGTCCATCCTGCCTCGACGTGACGCCACGCCCAAGATGCTGCAGACCCTGGAGGTGCTGGACAAGCAGACGGTTACCCTCAGCGTGCTGAGAA GTGACATTTGTGTCGGCAACACCAACATGATTCTGCCTCATCCCTACACCTGTACCAAGTTCATCAACTGCAACGACGGCATAGTCAAGGTTCAGACCTGCCCGGAGAAAACGTGTTTTCACCGCCTTCAGCTCACCTGCTACTAA